Proteins encoded together in one Apteryx mantelli isolate bAptMan1 chromosome 31, bAptMan1.hap1, whole genome shotgun sequence window:
- the SHC1 gene encoding SHC-transforming protein 1 isoform X2 — MDLLQKSKYSHLRNESVSSLEETVGGMGAPASPVESFAGTQSLPGSLSSSSLSPMLPLGELSSESEDSPTTLCSFFPKMANLKLSNPANLLSLRGFSAGSLKEAGSPGEPVPGGPLAPASGGAASPDSAGPVAVCSQDMNKLSCGKKTRVEGGQLGGDEWTRHGSFVNKPTRGWLHPDDKVMGPGVSYHVRYMGCVEVLQSMRALDFNTRTQVTREAIGLVCEAVPGAKGAVRRRKPCGRSLNSILGKSNLKFAGMPITLTISTSSLNLMASDCKQIIANHHMQSISFASGGDPDTAEYVAYVAKDPVNQRACHILECPEGLAQDVISTIGQAFELRFKQYLKNPPKLVTPHDRMAGFDGSAWDEEEEEPAPDHQYYNDFPGKEPPIGGVVDMRLREGAAQTPNHLGATLPVGQMSGGEYDPRKQLGPAQGREKYPAAAGASGRTDLFDDPSYVNVQNMDKTRQASAAATPATANGSTQRDLFDMKPFEDALRVPPSVPVGLPPAQVVASMEEQLRREPWYHGKMNRKEAEKLLKVNGDFLVRESTTTPGQYVLTGLQGGQPKHLLLVDPEGVVRTKDHRFESVSHLISYHMDNHLPIISAGSEMCLQQPVERRL; from the exons ATGGATCTTCTGCAGAAGAGCAAATACAGCCACCTGCGGAACGAGTCCGTCTCCTCCCTGGAGGAGACGGTGGGAGGCATGGGGGCCCCAGCCTCTCCAGTGGAGTCCTTTGCAGGCACGCAGTCTCTGCCTGGCTCCCTGTCgtcctcctccctcagccccatgCTGCCGCTCGGGGAGCTCTCGTCCGAGTCAGAGGACAGCCCCACCACCCTCTGCTCCTTCTTCCCCAAAATGGCCAACCTGAAGCTCTCTAACCCCGCCAACCTGCTCAGCCTGCGGGGCTTCTCGGCTGGCAGCCTCAAGGAGGCCGGGAGCCCGGGGGAGCCCGTCCCGGGCGGGCCGCTTGCACCGGCGTCGGGGGGGGCTGCCAGCCCCGACTCAGCGGGGCCTGTCGCTGTCTGTTCCCAGGATATGAACAAGCTGAGCTGCGGGAAGAAGACGCGGGTGGAAGGCGGCCAGCTTGGCGGTGATGAATGGACCCGCCACGGCAGCTTTGTCAATAAGCCCACCCGCGGCTGGCTGCACCCCGATGACAAGGTCATGGGCCCCGGAGTCTCTTACCATGTCAGG TACATGGGCTGTGTGGAAGTCCTCCAGTCCATGAGGGCTTTGGATTTCAACACCAGGACTCAGGTCACCAG ggaggcGATTGGCCTGGTGTGCGAGGCAGTGCCTGGTGCCAAGGGAGCCGTGCGGAGGAGGAAG CCCTGTGGCCGCTCCCTGAACTCCATCCTGGGCAAGAGCAACCTGAAGTTTGCTGGCATGCCGATCACCTTGACCATTTCCACCAGCAGCCTCAACCTCATGGCTTCCGACTGCAAGCAG ATCATTGCCAACCATCACATGCAGTCCATCTCCTTTGCTTCTGGGGGAGACCCG GACACAGCCGAGTACGTCGCCTATGTTGCCAAAGACCCCGTCAACCAGAGAG CCTGCCATATCCTGGAGTGCCCTGAGGGCTTGGCCCAGGATGTGATCAGCACCATTGGCCAGGCCTTCGAGCTGCGCTTCAAGCAGTACCTGAAGAACCCCCCGAAGCTGGTGACGCCCCACGACAG GATGGCTGGGTTTGATGGCTCTGCCtgggatgaggaagaggaggaaccaGCCCCAGATCACCAGTACTACAACGACTTCCCCGGCAAGGAGCCTCCCATCGGGGGGGTAGTGGACATGCGGCTGCGGGAGGGGGCCGCTCAGACCCCCAATCACTTGGGGGCCACACTG CCTGTGGGCCAGATGTCCGGAGGGGAATACGACCCCCGGAAGCAGCTCGGTCCTGCCCAAG GGAGAGAGAAATACCCCGCTGCAGCGGGTGCCTCTGGCCgcacagacctctttgatgaccCGTCTTATGTCAACGTGCAGAACATGGACAAGACACGCCAAGCATcggctgctgccaccccagcaacCGCCAACGGCAGCACCCAGAGAGACCTCTTCGACATGA AGCCTTTTGAAGACGCCCTGCGTGTTCCCCCCTCTGTGCCTGTGGGCCTGCCTCCTGCCCAGGTGGTGGCCTCCATGGAGGAGCAGCTGAGGCGGGAGCCCTGGTACCACGGGAAGATGAACCGCAAGGAGGCCGAGAAGCTGCTGAAGGTGAACGGAGACTTCCTGGTGCGGGAGAGCACCACTACCCCGGGCCAGTACGTGCTGACCGGCCTGCAGGGTGGGCAGCCCAAGCACCTCCTGCTTGTCGATCCCGAAGGAGTG gtGCGGACGAAAGACCatcgctttgagagcgtcagccaccTCATCAGCTACCACATGGACAATCACCTGCCCATCATCTCGGCCGGCAGCGAGATGTGCCTGCAGCAGCCGGTGGAGAGGAGACTGTGA
- the SHC1 gene encoding SHC-transforming protein 1 isoform X4 has translation MNKLSCGKKTRVEGGQLGGDEWTRHGSFVNKPTRGWLHPDDKVMGPGVSYHVRYMGCVEVLQSMRALDFNTRTQVTREAIGLVCEAVPGAKGAVRRRKPCGRSLNSILGKSNLKFAGMPITLTISTSSLNLMASDCKQIIANHHMQSISFASGGDPDTAEYVAYVAKDPVNQRACHILECPEGLAQDVISTIGQAFELRFKQYLKNPPKLVTPHDRMAGFDGSAWDEEEEEPAPDHQYYNDFPGKEPPIGGVVDMRLREGAAQTPNHLGATLPVGQMSGGEYDPRKQLGPAQAGREKYPAAAGASGRTDLFDDPSYVNVQNMDKTRQASAAATPATANGSTQRDLFDMKPFEDALRVPPSVPVGLPPAQVVASMEEQLRREPWYHGKMNRKEAEKLLKVNGDFLVRESTTTPGQYVLTGLQGGQPKHLLLVDPEGVVRTKDHRFESVSHLISYHMDNHLPIISAGSEMCLQQPVERRL, from the exons ATGAACAAGCTGAGCTGCGGGAAGAAGACGCGGGTGGAAGGCGGCCAGCTTGGCGGTGATGAATGGACCCGCCACGGCAGCTTTGTCAATAAGCCCACCCGCGGCTGGCTGCACCCCGATGACAAGGTCATGGGCCCCGGAGTCTCTTACCATGTCAGG TACATGGGCTGTGTGGAAGTCCTCCAGTCCATGAGGGCTTTGGATTTCAACACCAGGACTCAGGTCACCAG ggaggcGATTGGCCTGGTGTGCGAGGCAGTGCCTGGTGCCAAGGGAGCCGTGCGGAGGAGGAAG CCCTGTGGCCGCTCCCTGAACTCCATCCTGGGCAAGAGCAACCTGAAGTTTGCTGGCATGCCGATCACCTTGACCATTTCCACCAGCAGCCTCAACCTCATGGCTTCCGACTGCAAGCAG ATCATTGCCAACCATCACATGCAGTCCATCTCCTTTGCTTCTGGGGGAGACCCG GACACAGCCGAGTACGTCGCCTATGTTGCCAAAGACCCCGTCAACCAGAGAG CCTGCCATATCCTGGAGTGCCCTGAGGGCTTGGCCCAGGATGTGATCAGCACCATTGGCCAGGCCTTCGAGCTGCGCTTCAAGCAGTACCTGAAGAACCCCCCGAAGCTGGTGACGCCCCACGACAG GATGGCTGGGTTTGATGGCTCTGCCtgggatgaggaagaggaggaaccaGCCCCAGATCACCAGTACTACAACGACTTCCCCGGCAAGGAGCCTCCCATCGGGGGGGTAGTGGACATGCGGCTGCGGGAGGGGGCCGCTCAGACCCCCAATCACTTGGGGGCCACACTG CCTGTGGGCCAGATGTCCGGAGGGGAATACGACCCCCGGAAGCAGCTCGGTCCTGCCCAAG CAGGGAGAGAGAAATACCCCGCTGCAGCGGGTGCCTCTGGCCgcacagacctctttgatgaccCGTCTTATGTCAACGTGCAGAACATGGACAAGACACGCCAAGCATcggctgctgccaccccagcaacCGCCAACGGCAGCACCCAGAGAGACCTCTTCGACATGA AGCCTTTTGAAGACGCCCTGCGTGTTCCCCCCTCTGTGCCTGTGGGCCTGCCTCCTGCCCAGGTGGTGGCCTCCATGGAGGAGCAGCTGAGGCGGGAGCCCTGGTACCACGGGAAGATGAACCGCAAGGAGGCCGAGAAGCTGCTGAAGGTGAACGGAGACTTCCTGGTGCGGGAGAGCACCACTACCCCGGGCCAGTACGTGCTGACCGGCCTGCAGGGTGGGCAGCCCAAGCACCTCCTGCTTGTCGATCCCGAAGGAGTG gtGCGGACGAAAGACCatcgctttgagagcgtcagccaccTCATCAGCTACCACATGGACAATCACCTGCCCATCATCTCGGCCGGCAGCGAGATGTGCCTGCAGCAGCCGGTGGAGAGGAGACTGTGA
- the SHC1 gene encoding SHC-transforming protein 1 isoform X5: MEYVDMNKLSCGKKTRVEGGQLGGDEWTRHGSFVNKPTRGWLHPDDKVMGPGVSYHVRYMGCVEVLQSMRALDFNTRTQVTREAIGLVCEAVPGAKGAVRRRKPCGRSLNSILGKSNLKFAGMPITLTISTSSLNLMASDCKQIIANHHMQSISFASGGDPDTAEYVAYVAKDPVNQRACHILECPEGLAQDVISTIGQAFELRFKQYLKNPPKLVTPHDRMAGFDGSAWDEEEEEPAPDHQYYNDFPGKEPPIGGVVDMRLREGAAQTPNHLGATLPVGQMSGGEYDPRKQLGPAQAGREKYPAAAGASGRTDLFDDPSYVNVQNMDKTRQASAAATPATANGSTQRDLFDMKPFEDALRVPPSVPVGLPPAQVVASMEEQLRREPWYHGKMNRKEAEKLLKVNGDFLVRESTTTPGQYVLTGLQGGQPKHLLLVDPEGVVRTKDHRFESVSHLISYHMDNHLPIISAGSEMCLQQPVERRL, from the exons ATGGAGTACGTG GATATGAACAAGCTGAGCTGCGGGAAGAAGACGCGGGTGGAAGGCGGCCAGCTTGGCGGTGATGAATGGACCCGCCACGGCAGCTTTGTCAATAAGCCCACCCGCGGCTGGCTGCACCCCGATGACAAGGTCATGGGCCCCGGAGTCTCTTACCATGTCAGG TACATGGGCTGTGTGGAAGTCCTCCAGTCCATGAGGGCTTTGGATTTCAACACCAGGACTCAGGTCACCAG ggaggcGATTGGCCTGGTGTGCGAGGCAGTGCCTGGTGCCAAGGGAGCCGTGCGGAGGAGGAAG CCCTGTGGCCGCTCCCTGAACTCCATCCTGGGCAAGAGCAACCTGAAGTTTGCTGGCATGCCGATCACCTTGACCATTTCCACCAGCAGCCTCAACCTCATGGCTTCCGACTGCAAGCAG ATCATTGCCAACCATCACATGCAGTCCATCTCCTTTGCTTCTGGGGGAGACCCG GACACAGCCGAGTACGTCGCCTATGTTGCCAAAGACCCCGTCAACCAGAGAG CCTGCCATATCCTGGAGTGCCCTGAGGGCTTGGCCCAGGATGTGATCAGCACCATTGGCCAGGCCTTCGAGCTGCGCTTCAAGCAGTACCTGAAGAACCCCCCGAAGCTGGTGACGCCCCACGACAG GATGGCTGGGTTTGATGGCTCTGCCtgggatgaggaagaggaggaaccaGCCCCAGATCACCAGTACTACAACGACTTCCCCGGCAAGGAGCCTCCCATCGGGGGGGTAGTGGACATGCGGCTGCGGGAGGGGGCCGCTCAGACCCCCAATCACTTGGGGGCCACACTG CCTGTGGGCCAGATGTCCGGAGGGGAATACGACCCCCGGAAGCAGCTCGGTCCTGCCCAAG CAGGGAGAGAGAAATACCCCGCTGCAGCGGGTGCCTCTGGCCgcacagacctctttgatgaccCGTCTTATGTCAACGTGCAGAACATGGACAAGACACGCCAAGCATcggctgctgccaccccagcaacCGCCAACGGCAGCACCCAGAGAGACCTCTTCGACATGA AGCCTTTTGAAGACGCCCTGCGTGTTCCCCCCTCTGTGCCTGTGGGCCTGCCTCCTGCCCAGGTGGTGGCCTCCATGGAGGAGCAGCTGAGGCGGGAGCCCTGGTACCACGGGAAGATGAACCGCAAGGAGGCCGAGAAGCTGCTGAAGGTGAACGGAGACTTCCTGGTGCGGGAGAGCACCACTACCCCGGGCCAGTACGTGCTGACCGGCCTGCAGGGTGGGCAGCCCAAGCACCTCCTGCTTGTCGATCCCGAAGGAGTG gtGCGGACGAAAGACCatcgctttgagagcgtcagccaccTCATCAGCTACCACATGGACAATCACCTGCCCATCATCTCGGCCGGCAGCGAGATGTGCCTGCAGCAGCCGGTGGAGAGGAGACTGTGA
- the SHC1 gene encoding SHC-transforming protein 1 isoform X3, producing MEYVDMNKLSCGKKTRVEGGQLGGDEWTRHGSFVNKPTRGWLHPDDKVMGPGVSYHVRYMGCVEVLQSMRALDFNTRTQVTREAIGLVCEAVPGAKGAVRRRKPCGRSLNSILGKSNLKFAGMPITLTISTSSLNLMASDCKQIIANHHMQSISFASGGDPDTAEYVAYVAKDPVNQRACHILECPEGLAQDVISTIGQAFELRFKQYLKNPPKLVTPHDRMAGFDGSAWDEEEEEPAPDHQYYNDFPGKEPPIGGVVDMRLREGAAQTPNHLGATLPVGQMSGGEYDPRKQLGPAQGREKYPAAAGASGRTDLFDDPSYVNVQNMDKTRQASAAATPATANGSTQRDLFDMKPFEDALRVPPSVPVGLPPAQVVASMEEQLRREPWYHGKMNRKEAEKLLKVNGDFLVRESTTTPGQYVLTGLQGGQPKHLLLVDPEGVVRTKDHRFESVSHLISYHMDNHLPIISAGSEMCLQQPVERRL from the exons ATGGAGTACGTG GATATGAACAAGCTGAGCTGCGGGAAGAAGACGCGGGTGGAAGGCGGCCAGCTTGGCGGTGATGAATGGACCCGCCACGGCAGCTTTGTCAATAAGCCCACCCGCGGCTGGCTGCACCCCGATGACAAGGTCATGGGCCCCGGAGTCTCTTACCATGTCAGG TACATGGGCTGTGTGGAAGTCCTCCAGTCCATGAGGGCTTTGGATTTCAACACCAGGACTCAGGTCACCAG ggaggcGATTGGCCTGGTGTGCGAGGCAGTGCCTGGTGCCAAGGGAGCCGTGCGGAGGAGGAAG CCCTGTGGCCGCTCCCTGAACTCCATCCTGGGCAAGAGCAACCTGAAGTTTGCTGGCATGCCGATCACCTTGACCATTTCCACCAGCAGCCTCAACCTCATGGCTTCCGACTGCAAGCAG ATCATTGCCAACCATCACATGCAGTCCATCTCCTTTGCTTCTGGGGGAGACCCG GACACAGCCGAGTACGTCGCCTATGTTGCCAAAGACCCCGTCAACCAGAGAG CCTGCCATATCCTGGAGTGCCCTGAGGGCTTGGCCCAGGATGTGATCAGCACCATTGGCCAGGCCTTCGAGCTGCGCTTCAAGCAGTACCTGAAGAACCCCCCGAAGCTGGTGACGCCCCACGACAG GATGGCTGGGTTTGATGGCTCTGCCtgggatgaggaagaggaggaaccaGCCCCAGATCACCAGTACTACAACGACTTCCCCGGCAAGGAGCCTCCCATCGGGGGGGTAGTGGACATGCGGCTGCGGGAGGGGGCCGCTCAGACCCCCAATCACTTGGGGGCCACACTG CCTGTGGGCCAGATGTCCGGAGGGGAATACGACCCCCGGAAGCAGCTCGGTCCTGCCCAAG GGAGAGAGAAATACCCCGCTGCAGCGGGTGCCTCTGGCCgcacagacctctttgatgaccCGTCTTATGTCAACGTGCAGAACATGGACAAGACACGCCAAGCATcggctgctgccaccccagcaacCGCCAACGGCAGCACCCAGAGAGACCTCTTCGACATGA AGCCTTTTGAAGACGCCCTGCGTGTTCCCCCCTCTGTGCCTGTGGGCCTGCCTCCTGCCCAGGTGGTGGCCTCCATGGAGGAGCAGCTGAGGCGGGAGCCCTGGTACCACGGGAAGATGAACCGCAAGGAGGCCGAGAAGCTGCTGAAGGTGAACGGAGACTTCCTGGTGCGGGAGAGCACCACTACCCCGGGCCAGTACGTGCTGACCGGCCTGCAGGGTGGGCAGCCCAAGCACCTCCTGCTTGTCGATCCCGAAGGAGTG gtGCGGACGAAAGACCatcgctttgagagcgtcagccaccTCATCAGCTACCACATGGACAATCACCTGCCCATCATCTCGGCCGGCAGCGAGATGTGCCTGCAGCAGCCGGTGGAGAGGAGACTGTGA
- the CKS1B gene encoding cyclin-dependent kinases regulatory subunit 1 → MAHKQIYYSDKYDDEEFEYRHVMLPKDIAKLVPKTHLMSESEWRNLGVQQSQGWVHYMIHEPEPHILLFRRPLPKKPEK, encoded by the exons ATGGCGCACAAACAGATCTACTACTCCGACAAGTACGACGACGAGGAGTTCGAGTACCG GCACGTCATGCTGCCCAAGGACATCGCCAAGCTGGTGCCCAAGACGCACCTGATGTCGGAGTCGGAGTGGAGGAACCTGGGCGtgcagcagagccagggctgggTCCACTACATGATCCACGAGCCAG AGCCTCACATCCTGTTGTTCCGAAGGCCGCTGCCAAAGAAGCCAGAAAAGTGA
- the SHC1 gene encoding SHC-transforming protein 1 isoform X1 encodes MDLLQKSKYSHLRNESVSSLEETVGGMGAPASPVESFAGTQSLPGSLSSSSLSPMLPLGELSSESEDSPTTLCSFFPKMANLKLSNPANLLSLRGFSAGSLKEAGSPGEPVPGGPLAPASGGAASPDSAGPVAVCSQDMNKLSCGKKTRVEGGQLGGDEWTRHGSFVNKPTRGWLHPDDKVMGPGVSYHVRYMGCVEVLQSMRALDFNTRTQVTREAIGLVCEAVPGAKGAVRRRKPCGRSLNSILGKSNLKFAGMPITLTISTSSLNLMASDCKQIIANHHMQSISFASGGDPDTAEYVAYVAKDPVNQRACHILECPEGLAQDVISTIGQAFELRFKQYLKNPPKLVTPHDRMAGFDGSAWDEEEEEPAPDHQYYNDFPGKEPPIGGVVDMRLREGAAQTPNHLGATLPVGQMSGGEYDPRKQLGPAQAGREKYPAAAGASGRTDLFDDPSYVNVQNMDKTRQASAAATPATANGSTQRDLFDMKPFEDALRVPPSVPVGLPPAQVVASMEEQLRREPWYHGKMNRKEAEKLLKVNGDFLVRESTTTPGQYVLTGLQGGQPKHLLLVDPEGVVRTKDHRFESVSHLISYHMDNHLPIISAGSEMCLQQPVERRL; translated from the exons ATGGATCTTCTGCAGAAGAGCAAATACAGCCACCTGCGGAACGAGTCCGTCTCCTCCCTGGAGGAGACGGTGGGAGGCATGGGGGCCCCAGCCTCTCCAGTGGAGTCCTTTGCAGGCACGCAGTCTCTGCCTGGCTCCCTGTCgtcctcctccctcagccccatgCTGCCGCTCGGGGAGCTCTCGTCCGAGTCAGAGGACAGCCCCACCACCCTCTGCTCCTTCTTCCCCAAAATGGCCAACCTGAAGCTCTCTAACCCCGCCAACCTGCTCAGCCTGCGGGGCTTCTCGGCTGGCAGCCTCAAGGAGGCCGGGAGCCCGGGGGAGCCCGTCCCGGGCGGGCCGCTTGCACCGGCGTCGGGGGGGGCTGCCAGCCCCGACTCAGCGGGGCCTGTCGCTGTCTGTTCCCAGGATATGAACAAGCTGAGCTGCGGGAAGAAGACGCGGGTGGAAGGCGGCCAGCTTGGCGGTGATGAATGGACCCGCCACGGCAGCTTTGTCAATAAGCCCACCCGCGGCTGGCTGCACCCCGATGACAAGGTCATGGGCCCCGGAGTCTCTTACCATGTCAGG TACATGGGCTGTGTGGAAGTCCTCCAGTCCATGAGGGCTTTGGATTTCAACACCAGGACTCAGGTCACCAG ggaggcGATTGGCCTGGTGTGCGAGGCAGTGCCTGGTGCCAAGGGAGCCGTGCGGAGGAGGAAG CCCTGTGGCCGCTCCCTGAACTCCATCCTGGGCAAGAGCAACCTGAAGTTTGCTGGCATGCCGATCACCTTGACCATTTCCACCAGCAGCCTCAACCTCATGGCTTCCGACTGCAAGCAG ATCATTGCCAACCATCACATGCAGTCCATCTCCTTTGCTTCTGGGGGAGACCCG GACACAGCCGAGTACGTCGCCTATGTTGCCAAAGACCCCGTCAACCAGAGAG CCTGCCATATCCTGGAGTGCCCTGAGGGCTTGGCCCAGGATGTGATCAGCACCATTGGCCAGGCCTTCGAGCTGCGCTTCAAGCAGTACCTGAAGAACCCCCCGAAGCTGGTGACGCCCCACGACAG GATGGCTGGGTTTGATGGCTCTGCCtgggatgaggaagaggaggaaccaGCCCCAGATCACCAGTACTACAACGACTTCCCCGGCAAGGAGCCTCCCATCGGGGGGGTAGTGGACATGCGGCTGCGGGAGGGGGCCGCTCAGACCCCCAATCACTTGGGGGCCACACTG CCTGTGGGCCAGATGTCCGGAGGGGAATACGACCCCCGGAAGCAGCTCGGTCCTGCCCAAG CAGGGAGAGAGAAATACCCCGCTGCAGCGGGTGCCTCTGGCCgcacagacctctttgatgaccCGTCTTATGTCAACGTGCAGAACATGGACAAGACACGCCAAGCATcggctgctgccaccccagcaacCGCCAACGGCAGCACCCAGAGAGACCTCTTCGACATGA AGCCTTTTGAAGACGCCCTGCGTGTTCCCCCCTCTGTGCCTGTGGGCCTGCCTCCTGCCCAGGTGGTGGCCTCCATGGAGGAGCAGCTGAGGCGGGAGCCCTGGTACCACGGGAAGATGAACCGCAAGGAGGCCGAGAAGCTGCTGAAGGTGAACGGAGACTTCCTGGTGCGGGAGAGCACCACTACCCCGGGCCAGTACGTGCTGACCGGCCTGCAGGGTGGGCAGCCCAAGCACCTCCTGCTTGTCGATCCCGAAGGAGTG gtGCGGACGAAAGACCatcgctttgagagcgtcagccaccTCATCAGCTACCACATGGACAATCACCTGCCCATCATCTCGGCCGGCAGCGAGATGTGCCTGCAGCAGCCGGTGGAGAGGAGACTGTGA